Proteins co-encoded in one Fibrobacter sp. UWT2 genomic window:
- a CDS encoding rhodanese-like domain-containing protein, which translates to MKKLMLLAVASLLVFVACEGKKEEQAQVQAQPAPVAEQAVAKQAPAEERPAMQSIDWDKALEMNKNGAIFVDVRNPPELNEGYAPEAKNVPLGELKDRLAELPKDKDLLIYCRSGRRSEAATNYLLSQGYTRVYNVLGGYLAFPQK; encoded by the coding sequence ATGAAAAAATTGATGTTGCTTGCTGTTGCTTCGCTGCTCGTGTTTGTCGCTTGCGAAGGAAAGAAGGAAGAACAGGCCCAGGTTCAGGCTCAGCCCGCTCCTGTTGCTGAACAGGCTGTTGCAAAGCAGGCTCCGGCTGAAGAACGTCCGGCAATGCAGTCCATTGACTGGGACAAGGCTCTTGAAATGAACAAGAACGGTGCCATTTTTGTGGATGTCCGTAATCCGCCGGAATTGAATGAAGGCTATGCCCCGGAAGCAAAGAATGTTCCTCTTGGCGAATTGAAGGATCGCTTGGCCGAACTTCCGAAAGACAAGGACTTGCTGATCTATTGCCGTTCCGGCCGTCGCAGCGAAGCCGCAACCAACTACTTGTTGAGCCAGGGTTATACCCGCGTGTATAACGTTCTCGGCGGTTACCTCGCCTTCCCGCAGAAGTAG
- a CDS encoding bifunctional diaminohydroxyphosphoribosylaminopyrimidine deaminase/5-amino-6-(5-phosphoribosylamino)uracil reductase — protein sequence MNYLQLAFENSLFSVGISRPNPAVGAVVVRDGIVVGKGRTQRPGNAHAEVMALRDAGELARGAAIYVTLEPCCHYGRTPPCTKAIIEAGIKEVYFAHADPNPLVRGKSRSILEEAGIKVFEGQDACERAIVESGWDDSCSHDGCKVLSGNSAAMGEPETRAEALAEARMLFHEIERFFEAYDFYVRNKTTFVEIKSAISQEGFMGACQPDGSHAPLKITGQGANCWNHELRAMSDAILVGAGTVLADNPSLDVRLAQGNNPVKIIWAGHHEFTAAEVENLRVFQAPVEKGKAPIVFTCVPQPALEKKNVGEAPAVEVVALSNASFVANWHEMHANLSARGMHRLMVEPGARLADEIFKCGLWNRLDLWQSSDPAVDRALESSGADGLTYPELPTALVARESFMLGPDVLTVYSR from the coding sequence ATGAATTACCTGCAACTAGCATTTGAGAATTCCCTCTTTTCTGTCGGCATCAGTCGGCCGAATCCTGCCGTGGGTGCCGTCGTCGTTCGCGATGGCATCGTCGTCGGGAAGGGGCGTACACAGCGCCCGGGGAATGCTCATGCCGAGGTAATGGCGCTGCGTGACGCGGGCGAACTCGCCCGCGGGGCGGCCATATACGTGACGCTGGAACCTTGCTGTCATTATGGCCGCACGCCCCCTTGCACCAAGGCTATCATCGAGGCCGGCATCAAGGAAGTCTACTTCGCTCACGCCGACCCGAATCCGCTGGTACGCGGCAAGAGCCGTAGCATTCTCGAAGAAGCTGGAATCAAGGTCTTCGAAGGTCAGGATGCTTGCGAGCGTGCGATTGTTGAAAGCGGCTGGGACGATTCTTGTTCTCATGACGGCTGCAAAGTGCTTTCTGGAAATTCAGCTGCCATGGGGGAGCCTGAGACTCGCGCCGAGGCACTTGCCGAAGCCCGTATGCTCTTTCACGAAATCGAACGCTTCTTCGAAGCCTACGATTTCTATGTTCGCAATAAGACAACCTTTGTCGAAATTAAGTCAGCCATTTCGCAAGAAGGCTTTATGGGCGCATGCCAGCCTGACGGCTCGCATGCCCCGCTTAAAATCACCGGTCAAGGAGCCAACTGCTGGAACCATGAACTTCGAGCCATGAGCGACGCGATTCTCGTGGGAGCAGGTACCGTACTTGCCGATAACCCCTCGCTCGATGTACGCCTTGCTCAAGGGAACAATCCCGTCAAAATCATTTGGGCGGGGCATCATGAATTTACCGCCGCCGAGGTTGAAAATCTGCGCGTTTTCCAAGCGCCTGTAGAAAAGGGCAAAGCGCCCATCGTCTTTACTTGTGTGCCGCAGCCCGCGCTTGAAAAGAAGAATGTGGGTGAGGCGCCGGCTGTTGAAGTGGTCGCTTTAAGTAACGCCTCTTTTGTTGCCAACTGGCACGAAATGCATGCGAATCTCTCCGCTCGCGGCATGCACCGCCTGATGGTAGAACCCGGTGCACGCCTTGCTGATGAAATCTTTAAATGCGGTCTCTGGAACCGCCTCGATTTGTGGCAATCTTCCGATCCTG